The following proteins are co-located in the Syngnathus scovelli strain Florida chromosome 5, RoL_Ssco_1.2, whole genome shotgun sequence genome:
- the LOC125968461 gene encoding myosin-11 isoform X2 → MSKKGPNEDEKFLFVDKDFMNSPMAQADWAAKKLVWIPSERHGFEAASIKEEHGDEVLVELADNAKKVTVNKDDIQKMNPPKFSKVEDMAELTCLNEASVLHNIRERYFSGLIYTYSGLFCVVVNPYKMLPIYSEKIVEMYKGKKRHEVPPHIYSITDNAYRNMMQDREDQSILCTGESGAGKTENTKKVIQYLAVVASSHKGKKDSSAGELEKQLLQANPILEAFGNAKTIKNDNSSRFGKFIRINFDVTGYIVGANIETYLLEKSRCIRQAKIERAFHIFYYMIAGAKDKVKEELLLEPFSNYRFLVAGHVQIPGQQDDEMFEETMEAMTIMGFTDEERIDILKVCSTVMQLGNIEFKKERNQEQATMPDNTAAQKVCHLQGINVTDFTRAILTPRIKVGREVVQKAQTKEQADFAIEALAKAVFERLFRWILGRVNKALDKTKRQGASFLGILDIAGFEIFEDNSFEQLCINYTNEKLQQLFNHTMFILEQEEYQREGIEWNFIDFGLDLQPCIELIERPNNPPGILALLDEECWFPKATDVSFVEKLMSTQGNHVKFAKSKQLKDKTEFSLLHYAGKVDYNATAWLTKNMDPLNDNVTALLNNSSSSFVQDLWKDSDRVVGLDTIAKMSDSSMGGGSKTKKGMFRTVGQLYKESLAKLMTTLHNTQPNFVRCIIPNHEKRAGKLDANLVLEQLRCNGVLEGIRICRQGFPNRIVFQEFRQRYEILAASAIPKGFMDGKQACCLMIKHLDLDPNLYRIGQSKIFFRTGVLAQLEEERDLKITVIIIAFQAQARGFLARKAFAKRQQQLTAMKVIQRNCAAYLKLRNWQWWRLFTKVKPLLQVTRQEEEMGLKEEELQKSKENAAKYQSELNEITLKHTAVLEERNALQEQLQAETELYAEAEEMRVRLAAKKQELEEILHEMEARLDEEEERSQTFLVEKKKMQQQMQELEEHLEEEEDARQKLHLEKVTCEGKIKKLEDDILVMEDHNNKLLKERKLMEERVADYSTNLAEEEEKSKNLTKLKNKHESMISELEVRLKKEEKTRQELDKIKRKLEAESNDLQEQLADLQAQIADLKAQLAKKEEELQNSLARLEDETAQKNNALKKIRELEGHISDLQEDLDSERAARNKAEKIKRDLGEELEALKSELEDTLDSTATQQELRAKREQEVTSLKRAIEDENRTHESQIHEMRQKHTQAVEELTEQLEQSKRVKITLEKAKQALEKETSELTMEVRSLTQAKQDGEHKRKKLEGQVTDLQSRFNDSEKQKAELGERCSKITVELESVTSILNEAEGKVIKLNKDVASFSSQLQDTQELLAEETRQKLQFSTKLRQAEDDKNSLQEQLEEEMEAKRNIERQVSTLNIQLSDSKKKLEEMCGNNELLEESKKRLQKDLEAANTQFEEKASAYDKLEKTKNRLQQELEDTLMDLDNQRQNVSNLEKKQKKFDQMLAEEKSISSKYADERDRAEAEAREKETKALSLARALDEAQDAREELERANKALRVEMEDLISSKDDVGKNVHELEKSKRGLEAQVEEMKTQLEELEDELQAAEDAKLRLEVNMQALKAQFERDQQGRDEMGEEKKRQLVKQVRELETELEDERKQRASAAAAKKKLETDMKDLEGQIDAANKGRDEAIKQLRKIQAQMKDFQRELEDARAAREEVLTTAKESEKKAKGLEAELMQLQEDLASAERARKQAEAERDELSDELASNSSGKSALSDEKRRLEAKISQLEEELEEEQSNMEILNDRLRKSTQQAEQMNNELQTERSASQKNESARQQMERQNKEMKAKLSEMENQVKSKFKSSITALEAKVAQLEEQLEQENREKQVTAKSMRQKDKKLKDVIMQVEDERKQAEQYKDQAEKANTRMKQLKRQLEESEEESQRATAARRKLQRELDEATEANDAMSREVNSLKSKLRRGNEPSFGSAPRRMGGGRRAVEDASEEEADSQTDFNGKSAD, encoded by the exons ATGTCCAAGAAGGGCCCAAACGAGGACGAGAAGTTCCTCTTTGTCGACAAGGACTTCATGAACAGTCCTATGGCTCAAGCCGACTGGGCAGCCAAGAAACTGGTGTGGATCCCTTCGGAGCGACATGGATTTGAGGCCGCAAGCATCAAGGAGGAGCACGGCGATGAGGTCCTGGTGGAGCTGGCTGACAATGCCAAAAAGGTGACAGTCAACAAGGACGACATCCAGAAAATGAACCCACCCAAGTTCAGCAAGGTGGAAGACATGGCCGAGCTCACCTGCCTCAACGAAGCCTCGGTGCTGCACAATATCCGTGAGAGGTACTTCTCGGGCCTTATTTAT ACATACTCAGGCCTGTTCTGTGTGGTGGTCAACCCCTACAAGATGTTGCCCATTTACTCCGAGAAGATCGTTGAAATGTACAAAGGGAAGAAGCGGCATGAGGTCCCCCCACACATCTATTCCATCACAGACAATGCCTACAGAAACATGATGCAAG ATCGTGAGGATCAATCAATTCTCTGCAC TGGGGAGTCTGGTGCTGGCAAGACAGAGAACACCAAGAAAGTCATCCAGTATTTGGCTGTTGTGGCCTCGTCCCACAAAGGCAAGAAGGACAGCAGTGCT GGAGAGCTGGAGAAGCAGCTCCTACAAGCCAATCCCATCCTGGAGGCTTTCGGGAATGCCAAGACCATCAAAAATGATAACTCCTCCCGATTT GGTAAATTCATCCGAATCAACTTTGATGTGACTGGCTACATTGTTGGAGCCAACATTGAGACCT ACCTCCTGGAGAAGTCTCGTTGTATCAGACAAGCAAAAATAGAAAGAGCCTTCCATATTTTCTACTACATGATCGCTGGTGCCAAGGACAAGGTTAAAG AGGAGCTTCTTCTGGAGCCCTTCAGTAACTACCGCTTCCTCGTTGCGGGCCACGTCCAGATCCCGGGCCAGCAGGATGATGAGATGTTCGAGGAGACCATGGAGGCCATGACCATCATGGGCTTTACAGATGAGGAGCGCATTG ATATCCTGAAGGTGTGTTCAACAGTCATGCAGCTGGGAAACATTGAGTTTAAGAAAGAAAGGAACCAAGAGCAGGCCACCATGCCTGACAACACAG CGGCTCAGAAGGTGTGTCACCTGCAGGGCATCAACGTGACTGACTTCACTCGTGCCATCCTCACGCCTCGAATCAAAGTTGGCAGAGAGGTGGTGCAAAAAGCCCAAACCAAAGAGCAG GCTGACTTTGCTATTGAAGCCCTGGCAAAGGCTGTGTTTGAGCGCCTCTTCCGCTGGATCCTGGGCCGAGTCAACAAAGCCCTGGACAAGACCAAACGTCAAGGGGCCTCCTTCCTGGGTATCCTCGATATCGCTGGTTTTGAGATATTTGAG GACAACTCCTTTGAGCAGCTGTGCATCAATTACACCAATGAGAAGCTCCAGCAGCTCTTCAACCACACCATGTTCATCTTGGAGCAGGAGGAGTACCAGAGAGAAGGCATTGAGTGGAACTTTATAGACTTTGGTTTGGACCTGCAACCCTGCATCGAGCTCATTGAGAGGCCG AACAACCCTCCAGGCATTCTGGCCTTGCTGGATGAAGAGTGCTGGTTCCCCAAAGCCACAGATGTCTCCTTTGTGGAAAAACTCATGAGCACCCAAGGAAACCATGTTAAATTTGCAAAATCAAAACAACTAAAAGACAAGACCGAGTTTTCTCTTCTTCACTATGCCGGAAAG GTGGACTATAACGCCACAGCCTGGCTGACAAAGAACATGGACCCTCTGAATGACAATGTTACAGCACTGCTCAACAATTCATCCAGCTCATTTGTGCAAGACCTCTGGAAAGATT CTGACCGAGTGGTGGGTCTTGACACCATTGCCAAGATGTCAGACAGTTCGATGGGCGGTGGATCCAAAACCAAGAAGGGAATGTTCCGCACAGTGGGGCAGCTCTACAAGGAGTCTCTCGCCAAACTCATGACCACGCTGCACAACACCCAGCCCAACTTTGTCAGATGCATCATTCCCAACCACGAGAAGAGG GCAGGGAAGCTGGATGCCAACCTAGTTCTGGAACAACTCAGGTGTAATGGCGTGCTGGAGGGAATTAGAATCTGCCGACAAGGATTCCCTAATCGAATTGTCTTCCAGGAGTTTCGCCAGCG CTATGAGATTCTGGCAGCAAGTGCTATTCCCAAAGGTTTTATGGATGGAAAACAAGCCTGCTGCCTCATG ATCAAACATCTGGACCTGGATCCAAATCTGTACAGAATCGGGCAGAGCAAGATATTCTTTCGCACAGGAGTTTTGGCTCAGCTGGAGGAAGAGAGAGACCTGAAGATAACTGTGATCATCATTGCCTTCCAGGCTCAAGCTCGAGGTTTCCTGGCTAGGAA GGCATTTGCTAAGAGGCAACAGCAACTCACAGCCATGAAAGTGATTCAGAGGAATTGTGCCGCCTACCTCAAACTTAGAAACTGGCAGTGGTGGAGACTCTTCACAAAG GTTAAGCCTCTTCTGCAAGTGACAcggcaggaggaggagatggGCCTAAAGGAAGAAGAGCTACAGAAATCAAAAGAAAATGCCGCAAAGTATCAATCGGAGCTGAACGAGATCACTTTGAAGCACACAGCG GTTTTAGAGGAGAGAAATGCGTTGCAGGAGCAACTTCAGGCTGAGACAGAGTTGTATGCGGAAGCTGAGGAGATGAGGGTGCGTTTGGCAGCTAAGAAGCAGGAATTGGAGGAAATCCTGCACGAGATGGAGGCAAGACtagacgaagaggaagaacgTTCTCAGACATTTCTGGTGGAAAAGAAGAAGATGCAACAGCAGATGCAG GAATTAGAAGAACAtttagaagaggaggaggatgcacGGCAAAAGCTGCATCTGGAGAAAGTCACTTGTGAAGGAAAGATTAAAAAGCTTGAAGATGACATCCTGGTGATGGAAGACCATAACAACAAGCTGCTGAAg GAGAGAAAGCTGATGGAGGAGAGGGTTGCAGACTACAGTACTAATCTGGCTGAAGAAGAGGAGAAGTCGAAGAACCTCACCAAactgaaaaacaaacatgagTCCATGATCTCAGAACTGGAGG TCCGACTGAAAAAGGAGGAAAAGACTCGGCAGGAGCTGGATAAGATTAAGCGTAAATTAGAGGCCGAGTCAAATGATCTCCAGGAGCAGCTTGCGGACCTGCAGGCCCAGATTGCTGACCTCAAAGCACAGCTGGCGAAGAAAGAGGAAGAGCTACAGAATTCCTTGGCCAG ATTAGAAGACGAGACGGCTCAAAAGAACAACGCTCTAAAGAAAATCCGTGAGCTGGAGGGCCACATCTCTGACTTGCAGGAAGACCTCGACTCTGAACGAGCAGCCAGGAACAAAGCAGAAAAGATCAaacgcgacttgggagaagagttgGAGGCTCTTAAATCTGAGCTCGAGGATACTCTGGACAGCACTGCAACCCAGCAAGAACTCAG AGCCAAACGTGAGCAGGAGGTAACCTCACTGAAAAGAGCCATAGAGGATGAGAACCGGACCCACGAGTCCCAGATACACGAAATGAGACAGAAACACACCCAGGCCGTGGAGGAGCTCACTGAGCAACTAGAGCAGTCAAAACGA GTAAAGATAACTCTGGAGAAAGCCAAACAAGCTCTGGAGAAGGAGACATCTGAATTGACCATGGAAGTGCGCTCGCTCACTCAAGCCAAACAAGACGGCGAGCACAAGAGGAAGAAGTTGGAAGGTCAAGTGACAGATTTACAATCGCGCTTCAATGACAGTGAGAAGCAGAAGGCTGAACTGGGAGAACGCTGTTCTAAGATAACT GTTGAACTGGAGAGTGTGACAAGCATACTGAATGAAGCTGAGGGCAAGGTCATCAAACTGAACAAAGATGTTGCCAGCTTTAGCTCCCAACTCCAGGATACACAG GAGTTGCTAGCCGAGGAGACACGACAGAAGCTGCAGTTCTCAACAAAGCTTCGACAGGCGGAGGATGACAAGAACAGTTTACAGGAGCAGCTCGAGGAGGAGATGGAGGCCAAGAGGAACATTGAGAGACAGGTCTCCACCCTCAACATCCAG CTGTCCGATTCAAAGAAAAAGCTGGAGGAAATGTGTGGGAACAATGAGCTGCTGGAAGAAAGCAAGAAGCGTCTGCAGAAAGACTTGGAAGCAGCCAACACCCAGTTTGAGGAGAAGGCTTCTGCCTACGACAAATTGGAGAAGACTAAAAACCGTCTGCAACAGGAGTTGGAGGACACACTGATGGATCTCGATAACCAGAGGCAGAATGTTTCCAATCTTGAGAAGAAACAAAAGAAGTTTGACCAG ATGCTGGCGGAGGAGAAGTCCATCTCTTCTAAATATGCAGATGAGAGAGATCGAGCTGAGGCTGAGGCTCGAGAGAAGGAAACGAAGGCTCTGTCCTTGGCGAGGGCTCTTGACGAGGCCCAAGATGCCAGAGAGGAGCTGGAGAGAGCCAACAAGGCCCTGAGGGTGGAGATGGAGGATCTAATCAGCTCAAAGGATGATGTTGGGAAAAAT GTCCATGAGCTGGAGAAATCCAAGCGAGGCTTGGAGGCCCAGGTGGAGGAGATGAAGACTCagctggaggagctggaggacgAGCTGCAGGCGGCTGAGGATGCCAAACTGCGCCTAGAGGTCAACATGCAGGCTCTCAAGGCCCAGTTTGAGAGGGATCAGCAAGGACGCGATGAGATGGGAGAGGAGAAGAAGAGGCAGCTAGTCAAGCAG GTGCGTGAGTTGGAGACGGAGCTGGAGGATGAACGCAAGCAGAGggcctcagcagcagcagccaagaAGAAATTGGAGACAGACATGAAAGATCTGGAGGGCCAGATTGATGCAGCCAATAAGGGACGAGATGAGGCCATTAAGCAGCTTCGAAAGATTCAG GCTCAAATGAAAGACTTCCAGAGGGAGCTGGAAGATGCCCGTGCCGCCCGTGAGGAAGTGCTGACGACGGCGAAGGAGAGTGAGAAGAAAGCCAAGGGCCTGGAGGCTGAGTTGATGCAGCTGCAAGAG GATCTGGCCTCTGCTGAGAGGGCACGGAAGCAAGCAGAAGCTGAAAGGGACGAGCTGTCAGATGAGCTGGCCAGCAACTCCTCTGGAAA GTCCGCCTTGTCTGACGAGAAGCGTCGCCTAGAAGCTAAGATCTCCCAGCTGGAAGAGGAACTGGAGGAAGAGCAGAGCAACATGGAGATCCTCAACGACAGGCTGAGGAAGAGCACACAGCAG GCGGAGCAGATGAACAACGAGCTGCAAACAGAACGCTCTGCCTCTCAAAAGAACGAGAGCGCCCGGCAGCAGATGGAGCGCCAGAACAAGGAGATGAAGGCCAAGCTCAGCGAGATGGAGAACCAGGTCAAGTCCAAGTTCAAATCCTCCATTACCGCATTGGAGGCGAAGGTGGCTCAATTGGAGGAGCAGCTTGAACAGGAGAACAG GGAAAAGCAGGTGACTGCCAAGAGTATGCGCCAGAAGGACAAGAAGCTCAAGGATGTGATCATGCAGGTGGAGGACGAAAGAAAACAGGCAGAACAGTACAAAGACCAG GCGGAGAAGGCAAACACGCGCatgaagcagctgaagcggcagCTTGAAGAGTCGGAGGAGGAGTCTCAGcgagccacagccgcccgcaGGAAGCTGCAGCGGGAGCTGGATGAAGCCACCGAGGCCAACGATGCCATGAGTCGCGAGGTCAACTCTCTCAAGAGCAAACTCAG GCGTGGAAACGAGCCTTCCTTTGGCAGCGCACCTCGGCGTATGGGTGGAGGTCGGAGGGCGGTAGAGGATGCGTCTGAGGAGGAGGCGGACTCCCAAACTGACTTCAATGGAAAGTCAGCAGATTGA